From Halomicrobium salinisoli, the proteins below share one genomic window:
- the mre11 gene encoding DNA double-strand break repair protein Mre11, which translates to MTRVIHTGDTHLGYQQYHVPERREDFVAAFRQVAADAVDGDVDAVVHAGDLFHDRRPTLTDVLDTLDVLRRLDDAGVPFLAVVGNHEAKRDAQWLDLFASMGLATRLDDEPTVVGDVAFYGLDYVPRSQREALEYDFAPHEADHAALVTHGQFKPFDYGTWDAEEILAEATVDFDALLLGDEHAAETKQVEDTWLTYCGSTERASADERDDRGYNVVTFEGDVAIARRGLDTREFVYVEVDLAEGEGVDRVRERVGQHDLEDAVVIVHVDGAGDPITPAAVEEFALDRGALVARVTDHREFADESGTEVSFADPDDAVRQRVRELGLSEAARDLDETIRASKVADANVADAVEDRVRELVDDGDADAFAPAPAEEGEADVPDDGAATTTGDDLIDGGDDAVEAADGGAESTADDRGGPDGAEQSVTGDGDAESTGDSPAEDPEDQSTMEEYL; encoded by the coding sequence ATGACGCGGGTGATACACACCGGGGACACGCACCTGGGGTACCAGCAGTACCACGTCCCCGAGCGCCGCGAGGACTTCGTGGCGGCGTTCCGACAGGTGGCGGCGGACGCAGTCGACGGGGACGTCGACGCCGTGGTCCACGCCGGCGACCTCTTCCACGACCGCCGGCCGACGCTGACCGACGTCCTCGACACGCTGGACGTCCTCAGGAGGCTCGACGACGCCGGCGTCCCCTTCCTGGCCGTCGTCGGCAACCACGAGGCCAAGCGCGACGCGCAGTGGCTCGACCTCTTCGCCTCGATGGGGCTGGCCACGCGGCTCGACGACGAGCCCACCGTCGTCGGGGACGTGGCCTTCTACGGGCTGGACTACGTCCCGCGCTCGCAGCGCGAGGCCCTCGAGTACGACTTCGCGCCCCACGAGGCCGACCACGCGGCGCTGGTGACCCACGGCCAGTTCAAGCCGTTCGACTACGGCACCTGGGACGCCGAGGAGATACTCGCGGAGGCGACCGTCGACTTCGACGCGCTCCTGCTCGGCGACGAGCACGCCGCCGAGACGAAGCAGGTCGAGGACACCTGGCTCACCTACTGCGGGTCGACCGAGCGGGCCAGCGCCGACGAGCGCGACGACCGCGGATACAACGTCGTCACCTTCGAGGGCGACGTCGCCATCGCCCGCCGCGGCCTGGACACCCGGGAGTTCGTCTACGTCGAGGTCGACCTCGCCGAGGGCGAGGGCGTCGACCGCGTGCGCGAGCGCGTGGGCCAGCACGACCTCGAAGACGCCGTCGTGATCGTCCACGTCGACGGCGCCGGCGATCCGATCACTCCCGCCGCCGTCGAGGAGTTCGCCCTCGACCGGGGCGCGCTGGTCGCCCGCGTCACCGACCACCGCGAGTTCGCCGACGAAAGCGGGACGGAGGTGAGCTTCGCCGATCCCGACGACGCCGTCCGCCAGCGCGTCCGCGAACTCGGCCTGAGCGAGGCCGCCCGCGACCTCGACGAGACGATCCGCGCCTCGAAGGTCGCCGACGCCAACGTCGCCGACGCCGTCGAGGACCGCGTCCGGGAGCTGGTCGACGACGGCGACGCAGACGCGTTCGCGCCCGCTCCCGCGGAGGAGGGTGAAGCCGACGTCCCCGACGACGGAGCCGCGACGACGACCGGCGACGACCTGATCGACGGGGGCGACGACGCGGTGGAGGCCGCCGACGGCGGGGCGGAGTCGACGGCCGACGACCGCGGCGGCCCGGACGGGGCAGAACAGTCGGTCACCGGCGACGGCGACGCGGAGAGTACGGGCGATTCGCCCGCCGAGGATCCGGAGGACCAGTCGACCATGGAGGAGTACCTCTGA